One genomic segment of Nodularia sp. LEGE 06071 includes these proteins:
- the rnhA gene encoding ribonuclease HI: MSNQRKIQSIYTDGACTGNPGPGGWGVVAYFSDGKIHEMGDAASYTTNNKMEMQAAIAALNFFHTSGQAEPITLYTDSEYLINCVTKWLPGWKKRGWKKADGKPVQNQDLLELLDQLNTSQVNWQHVRGHSGNIGNERCDAIARSYASGQIPSLQELSATDSYKSLHSLSEENVEKVADYASNSTILNKSTQDDGTFISDINIMETSTAQTAAVNEEKLSTTRVKQLKNLLETLRIADEISEKGYLISSSELADLMDVHASAVTSRGDEWRWRNWIVSRVRREGNQILWELERGDRLETEDDS, translated from the coding sequence ATGTCTAATCAACGCAAAATTCAAAGCATCTACACCGATGGCGCTTGTACTGGGAACCCTGGCCCTGGGGGTTGGGGTGTTGTCGCTTATTTCAGTGATGGCAAAATTCACGAAATGGGTGATGCTGCCAGCTATACGACTAATAATAAAATGGAAATGCAAGCGGCGATCGCAGCTTTAAATTTCTTCCACACATCTGGACAAGCTGAACCCATCACTCTCTATACCGATAGCGAATACCTGATTAACTGCGTGACTAAGTGGTTACCAGGATGGAAAAAAAGAGGCTGGAAAAAGGCAGACGGTAAACCTGTCCAGAACCAAGACCTTTTAGAACTTCTCGATCAACTCAATACTTCCCAAGTAAATTGGCAACACGTCCGGGGACATTCTGGTAACATAGGTAACGAGCGTTGTGATGCGATCGCTCGCTCCTATGCAAGCGGTCAAATCCCTTCTCTACAAGAATTATCCGCTACTGATTCCTACAAATCTTTACATTCTTTAAGTGAAGAAAATGTAGAAAAAGTAGCTGATTATGCATCTAATTCTACAATACTTAACAAAAGTACACAAGATGACGGTACTTTTATATCAGATATAAACATTATGGAAACATCCACCGCACAAACTGCGGCCGTAAATGAAGAAAAACTGTCTACAACTAGGGTAAAGCAACTCAAAAACTTGCTGGAAACTCTGCGTATAGCTGACGAAATTTCGGAGAAAGGCTACTTAATTAGTAGTTCGGAACTAGCAGACTTAATGGATGTCCACGCCAGTGCTGTAACTAGTCGGGGAGACGAGTGGCGCTGGCGGAACTGGATTGTATCACGGGTAAGACGTGAAGGAAATCAAATTCTCTGGGAACTAGAAAGAGGCGATCGCCTAGAAACTGAAGACGATTCGTAA
- a CDS encoding ABC transporter ATP-binding protein: protein MIEVEHLSKTYGSTPAINDVTFSVEPGEILGFLGPNGAGKTTTMRILAGYLPATEGKARIAGFDVNDDSLAVRQRIGYLPETPPLYPEMTVEGFLHFVARIKGISAGDRTNKVTAAIERCNLEDKRKVIIRKLSKGYRQRVGIAQAIVHDPPAIILDEPTVGLDPRQIIEVRNLIKSLAGTHTIILSTHILPEVSMTCSRVAIINQGKLVATNTPENLMTQLASGSGYELEIEGDTGLAKQVLQNVPGVSLVESVSSHHPSRDNRAYLRVISQPGMEPGQDIAATLLNVGFGLHEMRRVSATLEDVFLQLTTEEKNLESLADSETNEGEAA from the coding sequence ATGATTGAAGTAGAACATCTCAGTAAAACCTATGGTTCTACCCCAGCTATTAATGATGTGACATTTAGCGTCGAACCTGGGGAAATTTTGGGGTTTTTAGGGCCGAATGGTGCTGGTAAAACTACAACCATGCGGATTTTAGCCGGTTATCTTCCAGCCACAGAGGGAAAAGCGAGAATTGCTGGGTTTGATGTCAATGATGATTCCCTCGCAGTCCGCCAACGCATTGGTTATTTGCCTGAGACACCGCCGTTATATCCAGAAATGACCGTGGAAGGGTTTTTACATTTTGTCGCCCGAATTAAGGGTATTTCCGCAGGCGATCGCACCAACAAGGTAACAGCAGCCATAGAACGCTGCAACTTAGAAGATAAGCGTAAAGTCATTATTCGCAAACTATCCAAAGGATATCGCCAAAGAGTCGGCATTGCTCAAGCGATCGTCCATGACCCACCGGCGATTATTTTAGATGAACCCACCGTCGGACTTGACCCCCGACAAATTATTGAAGTCCGCAATTTAATTAAAAGCTTGGCTGGGACTCACACAATTATTTTGTCTACCCACATTTTGCCAGAGGTGAGTATGACTTGTAGCCGGGTCGCTATTATCAATCAGGGGAAATTAGTAGCAACTAATACACCAGAAAATCTGATGACCCAGTTGGCCAGCGGGTCAGGATATGAATTAGAAATTGAAGGTGACACTGGTCTAGCAAAACAAGTGTTGCAAAATGTCCCAGGTGTGAGTCTGGTAGAATCTGTTTCTAGTCATCACCCATCGAGAGACAACCGCGCCTACCTGCGGGTGATATCACAACCTGGAATGGAACCAGGACAGGATATTGCTGCAACTTTGCTGAATGTCGGATTTGGATTACATGAAATGCGACGTGTCAGCGCTACCCTAGAAGATGTATTTTTGCAATTGACTACAGAAGAAAAAAATTTAGAATCCCTTGCAGACTCAGAAACCAACGAAGGAGAAGCCGCATAA
- a CDS encoding ABC transporter permease: MGIVLSNIIAIYRRELQSYFISPLAYAIASVFWFIGGLFFVMILLGPDGILSAVAQIDLQGQQLGVPIPPIDVPYEFVRAFLDRLGWLLLFILPILSMGLYAEERKRGTLELLATSPVTNWAVAVGKLLGVLTFFTTLIIPLFVFQAIAISASNPPMSPTIPLLGHLGLILLAAAILSLGMFISSLTDSTILSAVLTFALVLLLLFVDVIAKSIGGPVGEIVGHFSLLKHYNTLIQGIFDTSALILFTSYIFLGIFLTAQSIDALRFQRR; encoded by the coding sequence ATGGGTATAGTACTGAGTAATATTATTGCCATTTATCGCCGAGAGTTACAGAGTTATTTTATCTCGCCGTTAGCTTATGCGATCGCTAGTGTATTTTGGTTCATCGGTGGATTATTCTTTGTGATGATTTTGCTGGGGCCAGATGGAATTTTGTCAGCCGTCGCCCAAATAGATTTACAAGGACAACAACTAGGCGTACCAATACCGCCCATCGATGTTCCCTACGAGTTTGTGCGGGCATTTTTGGATAGATTAGGTTGGCTATTGTTATTTATTTTGCCAATTCTCTCAATGGGACTTTATGCCGAAGAACGCAAGCGCGGCACTTTGGAACTTTTAGCCACCTCACCAGTCACTAACTGGGCGGTAGCTGTAGGTAAATTATTAGGAGTGCTGACATTTTTTACCACGTTGATTATACCCTTGTTCGTATTTCAGGCGATCGCCATCAGTGCGTCAAATCCTCCCATGTCGCCGACAATTCCCCTACTGGGACATTTGGGCTTAATCTTGCTAGCAGCCGCAATTTTATCATTAGGAATGTTTATATCCTCCCTCACCGACAGCACAATTTTATCTGCTGTCCTCACCTTCGCCCTCGTTTTATTGTTATTGTTTGTTGATGTGATTGCCAAAAGTATAGGTGGGCCAGTCGGAGAAATTGTAGGTCATTTCTCATTATTAAAACATTACAATACCCTGATCCAAGGGATTTTCGATACCAGCGCCTTGATTTTATTTACCAGTTACATTTTTTTGGGCATCTTTCTCACAGCCCAGTCAATTGACGCACTGCGCTTTCAACGTCGGTAG